The DNA region CGAACTCGACAAGCTCTCCAGCAACGATGCCGATAAGTATGCGGCCATCTGGGACAATTTCGGCCCGGTCCTCAAGGAAGGGCTGTACGAGGATTTCGAGCGGCGCGAACAGCTATTGGGCCTGGCTCGGTTCAAAAGCACGACGGCGGGCGACAGTTGGCGATCGCTCAAGGACTATGTCGCAGGGCTGAAGGACAATCAGACCGCCATCTATTACGCCACTGGCTCCGACATCGAACGGCTCGCCCAATCGCCCCAGTTGGAAGGGTTCCGCGCCCGCGGGATCGAGGTGCTGCTGCTGCCAGACCAGGTCGACAGTTTCTGGACGACGATCGGCGTCGATTATGAGGGCAAGCCGTTCAAGTCGGTGACCCAGGGGGCAGCCGACCTCAGCCTCATCCCCCTGGCCGAAGGCGAAGCCGCATCCAAGGCGGTCAGCGACGAAACCTTTGACGCCTTTATCGCCTATGCCAAGGATGTGCTGGCCGATCAGATATCGGACGTCCGCGCGTCGGATCGCCTGACCACCAGCGCCGTCTGCGTGGTCGCGCCTGACAATGCCATGGATATCCAACTGGAAAAGATGCTGGCGGCGGCCGGGCGCGCGCCTGAACGCGCCAAGCCCGTGCTGGAGGTCAATCCGGGCCACGCCCTGATCGCCAAGCTGGCGGAGGCCGCCGATGGCGACGATCGCCGCGATATCGCCTTCCTGCTGCTCGACGAAGCCCGCATCGCAGAGGGCGAACAGCCCACCGATCCCCGCGCCTTCGCCGAACGGCTGGAACGGCTGATGACCCGCGCGCTGGGCTGATAGCAGGCAGCATCGACCGGCTTTATCCATCTGTTCCCCGGCGAACGCCGGGGTCCAGTTCCACGCTCAGGACTGGACCCGGCCTTCGCCGGGGAACGCCGTGCGTGTTCCGGCGAATCACATAGCGCGTCGGTATGAGACGCCGTCATCGCCAAGACGCGAAGACAATCGTTGCCAATAATCGCCAGCCCCGCCACCCCATCAAAAGATGGCGGGATTGAACTGCCTCACCGCTCGATCTGGCTGACATCCCGCACCGCGCCCTTGGCGGCGTTGGTCGTCATCGCGGCATAGGCGCGCAGCGCTGGCGACACTTCGCGCTTGCGACCAAAGGGCTTCCACGCCTTGTCCCCACGCGCCTCCATCTCCGCGCGGCGTTCGGCCAGCAGCGCGTCGTCCAGGTCGACCTTGATGACGCGCGCGGGGATGTCGATGACGATCGGGTCGCCGGTCTGCACCAAAGCGATCAGGCCGCCCTCCGCCGCTTCGGGCGAGACATGCCCGATCGACAGGCCCGACGTGCCGCCCGAAAAGCGCCCGTCGGTGATCAGCGCGCAGGCCTTGCCCAGTCCCTTCGACTTCAGATAGCTGGTCGGATAGAGCATTTCCTGCATGCCCGGCCCGCCCTTTGGCCCTTCATAACGGATGACGACGACGTCCTTTTCCTTGACCTCATTGCCCAATATGCCCGCGACCGCCGCGTCCTGGCTTTCATAGACGCGCGCCGTGCCGTGGAAGACCAGGATGCTTTCGTCCACGCCCGCCGTCTTCACGATGCAGCCTTCGGGCGCCAGATTGCCGAACAGCACGGCCAGGCCGCCATCCTTGGAAAAGGCATGTTCGGTCGATCGGATCACGCCATGCTCGCGGTCGGTGTCCAGTTCTTCCCAGCGTTCCGACTGGCTGAACGCCGTCTGGGTCGGCACGCCGCCGGGCGCCGCGCGGTAGAAGTTGCGCACTTCCTCGCTATTGGTGCGGCCAATGTCCCAGCGCGCGAGCGCCGCTGCCATCGTCGGCGCATGCACCGTCGGCAGGCTGCCGTCGATCAGGCCGCCACGCTCCAACTCGCCCAGGATCGCCATGATCCCGCCAGCGCGGTGGACATCTTCCATATGTACGTCGCTCTTGGCGGGCGCGACCTTGCACAGGCACGGCACGCGCCGCGACAGCCGGTCGATGTCCGCCATGGTGAAATCGATCCCGCCTTCATAGGCCGCCGCCAGCAGATGCAGCACTGTATTGGACGATCCGCCCATGGCGATGTCCACGCTCATTGCATTTTCGAACGCGGCGAAATTGGCGATGTTGCGTGGCAGGACGCTGGCATCGTCCTGCTCATAATAGCGTTTGGTGATATCGACGATGACATGGCCCGCCTCGCGGAACAGCCGCTCGCGATCGGCATGAGTCGCCAACGTCGAACCATTGCCTGGCAACGACAGGCCCAGCGCTTCGGTCAGGCAGTTCATCGAATTGGCGGTGAACATGCCCGAACAGCTGCCGCAGGTCGGGCAGGCGGAGCGCTCGATCGTCTGCACTTCCTCGTCGGTATAGCTTTCGTCGGCGGCGACGACCATCGCATCGACCAAGTCGAGCGCGACCTTCTTGCCGCGCAGGGTCGTCTTGCCCGCTTCCATCGGCCCGCCGGACACGAAGACGACGGGGATGTTGAGGCGCATCGCAGCCATCAACATGCCCGGCGTGATCTTGTCGCAGTTGGAAATGCACACGATCGCGTCGGCGCAATGGGCATTGACCATATATTCCACGCTGTCGGCGATCAGGTCGCGGCTGGGCAGCGAATAGAGCATGCCGCCATGACCCATGGCGATGCCGTCATCGACCGCGATGGTGTTGAATTCCTTGGCAACGCCGCCCGCCGCCTCGATCTCCCGCGCGACCAGCTGGCCCAGATCCTTAAGGTGCACATGGCCCGGCACGAACTGGGTGAAGCTGTTGGCGATCGCGATGATCGGCTTGCCGAAATCGGAATCCTTCATCCCCGTCGCGCGCCAAAGTCCGCGCGCGCCCGCCATGTTGCGGCCGTGAGTGGTGGTGCGAGAGCGGTAGGCGGGCATTTCGATGGTCCTTCGGCAATAGAGCGGCCCCCTTACAGCCTGGGGACGGGCTGTGAAACATATTATTCCCTTTGCCCGCCCATGTCAGGTTTTGCGTATGCGGGCAAAGGCTGTTGCGTCATTTTGTTGCGGAGGGCGATGGCTGGACGGCATCCCGAACCGCCCTGTCCAACACCTCGGATTTCCGGCAGAAGCCTTCATCCAAGTTATTGATAATAAACACTCCTGAAGAATTTCTACGGGGCGGCACCCATGAAGTTAGGGACGTTGAGCCAAAGCCGCGCCCTTGTCCCACGATGGCACCGCACGAAAAGGACAGGAATGGCGGGGTGGCGCTCGCGGCGATCATGGTTAAGAAAGCGTTATGCGCGCCTCCCGTCCATCGCCGTTTTTGCGTCCGTTCGTCCTGGCAGGCGCGCTGGGCCTGTCGCTGTTGCTCACCGGTTCGGGCGACCCGGTCCGCGCGGCGGCGCAGGAGGAGGCGATGGCGCCGGGCGGCTATCGCTGGCTGGGCGAAGGGCCGTGGGATGGCCCCATCTATATGGTCATCAGCATCGAGAAGCAGATGATCCATGTCTATAGCGGCGACCAGCTGATCGGGCTGGCCAGCGTATCGACCGGCATGAAGGGGCATCGCACCCCGACCGGCGACTATCCGATCCTGCAAAAGCGGCAATGGCACCGCTCCAACCTCTACAGCAATGCGCCCATGCCCTATATGCAGCGCCTGACCTGGGACGGGATTGCGCTCCACGCCGGGCATAATCCGGGCTATCCCGCCAGCCATGGCTGCATTCGCCTGCCCTACGCCTTCGCGCGGCAACTGTTTGCGCTGACGAAAATGGGGACGATGGTGGAGGTGACGCAGGCGCGACTGAGCGCCGCCCTGCAATATGACGCGCTGGTGGTGGGCGATCCGGGCAGCATGGTGGTGACGTTCGGGCCGGGCCGCGACAGTCGCATCGCCCCGCCGCCCGTGCGCCAGCCTGCAAACGCGGACGACGTCCCAAGGCTGGAAGTCGATCCGACGATCTTCGGGATGGTTCGACGGTAATCGGACGCGCTGGCTCACGGATTGTGCGAACAAGCGGGATGCCGTGTCAGGCCCGGCATGACGGCAGGTCATGCAATCACTCGCGGCCATTCGTCTCCCTCCCTTTTAAGGGAGGGGCCGGGGGTGGGTGCGCCACGAAGTGGCGCTCTGCTGCCGCTAACCCAGCCGTTCGCTGCGCTCGGCCCACCCCAACCCCTCCCTAAAAGGGAAGGGCTTATGTCCTTTTTCCCGCCCCATTCCTCCGCGGTCTCCGCGCCTTCGCGTGAGAAAATCTAATCGACAGAGGCGCGACCGCGGAGATTAAGCAAAAAATCGCGGTCAGCAGCTATGCGTATCGCTGCAATAAAGGCAAGCAATAGGGCGACCCTCCCATCCTCATCGCCTATCTCCGCCGCCGCGAAGGGACATATTCTCAGCCTGCGCGTTCCCTCTGCCATGCCTTGGTCGCCGCGCGCCTCTTCCCAGCAGGCCGGGATCGGGGCAGTTATGATCGTCCTGCAATAAGGAAAGCGCGTCGATGAATGGTGATCCCTTGCCCACCCGGCCGCTACCCGCCCGATCGCTGGCCGTCGCCGCGCTCTCCACCATCGTGGAATGGTATGATTTCACGCTCTATCTCTATTTCGCGACCGTGCTGTCGCGTATTTTCTTCGGCGGCGGCGCGGTGGGGCTGGGCGATGCGCTGGCGGGATTTGCGCTTGCCTATCTGATGCGGCCGGTGGGCGCGATCGTCTTCGGGCATATCGGCGATCGCTATGGGCGGCGGCTGACCATGTTGCTGTCGATGGGGATGATGACGGCGGCGATGCTGGCGACCGCGATGCTGCCCACCCATGCGCAGGTCGGCCCGGCGGCGGGATGGATGATGGTCGGCCTGCGCTGCCTGATGGCCTTCTCCGTCGGGGGCGAATATACCGGCGTCGTCGCCTATCTGCTGGAGGGCGCGCGGGCGGAGCGGCGCGGGTTCGTCACGTCGCTCGCCTCGGCCGCCAGCGAAGTCGGCGCACTGCTGGCGGCGGGCGTGTCCGCGATCACGGTCGCGTCGCTGGACCCACAGAGCCTGGGCGACTGGGGGTGGCGCATTCCCTTTTTCGTCGGCGCGGCGCTGGCGGGCATCATCCTGCTGGCCCGCGCCACGATGGAGGAATCCCCCGAATTTCTGCGGCAGCAGGCGGCGGCGACCACGCCGACCAATCCACTGGCCTACAGCCTGCGCCACCATAAGGCGGCGATCGGACGGGGCTTTGCGATTTCGGCGCTGGGGTCGATCACCTATTATGTCGGCATCACCTATGTGCCGAGCTTCCTGTCCGCCATGGGCACGACCGGGGAAGCGGACGCACTGTGGCTCTCCACGCTGGCCGCCGCTGCGGTGATCCTCGTCACGCCGCTGACCGGCTTGCTGACCGACCGGATCGGCCGCAAGCCGGTGCTGATCGCGCTGGCGCTGGGCGGGGCGATCCTGCCGATGCTGATGTTCCTGTTGATGCAGGGGGCGTTCGCCATGGCGCTGGCAGGCGCGGTGGTGCTGGCTTGCCTGGGCGGGGCGGTGAGCGCGGTCGGTGCAGTGACCACGGCGGAACAGTTTCCGGGCGAGGGACGGCTCAGCGGCCTGGCGTTCGGTGCGACCAGCGCGACGGCCTTGTTCGGCGGCCTGACGCCTTGGCTGGCGCATTGGCTGATCGAAAGGAGCGGCTGGGCGCCCGCGCCGGGCGCGATGATC from Sphingobium sp. HWE2-09 includes:
- a CDS encoding MFS transporter — encoded protein: MNGDPLPTRPLPARSLAVAALSTIVEWYDFTLYLYFATVLSRIFFGGGAVGLGDALAGFALAYLMRPVGAIVFGHIGDRYGRRLTMLLSMGMMTAAMLATAMLPTHAQVGPAAGWMMVGLRCLMAFSVGGEYTGVVAYLLEGARAERRGFVTSLASAASEVGALLAAGVSAITVASLDPQSLGDWGWRIPFFVGAALAGIILLARATMEESPEFLRQQAAATTPTNPLAYSLRHHKAAIGRGFAISALGSITYYVGITYVPSFLSAMGTTGEADALWLSTLAAAAVILVTPLTGLLTDRIGRKPVLIALALGGAILPMLMFLLMQGAFAMALAGAVVLACLGGAVSAVGAVTTAEQFPGEGRLSGLAFGATSATALFGGLTPWLAHWLIERSGWAPAPGAMIAVVALGVLPVLAMLPETAPRILGKRKTADPSPDRPSS
- the ilvD gene encoding dihydroxy-acid dehydratase, translating into MPAYRSRTTTHGRNMAGARGLWRATGMKDSDFGKPIIAIANSFTQFVPGHVHLKDLGQLVAREIEAAGGVAKEFNTIAVDDGIAMGHGGMLYSLPSRDLIADSVEYMVNAHCADAIVCISNCDKITPGMLMAAMRLNIPVVFVSGGPMEAGKTTLRGKKVALDLVDAMVVAADESYTDEEVQTIERSACPTCGSCSGMFTANSMNCLTEALGLSLPGNGSTLATHADRERLFREAGHVIVDITKRYYEQDDASVLPRNIANFAAFENAMSVDIAMGGSSNTVLHLLAAAYEGGIDFTMADIDRLSRRVPCLCKVAPAKSDVHMEDVHRAGGIMAILGELERGGLIDGSLPTVHAPTMAAALARWDIGRTNSEEVRNFYRAAPGGVPTQTAFSQSERWEELDTDREHGVIRSTEHAFSKDGGLAVLFGNLAPEGCIVKTAGVDESILVFHGTARVYESQDAAVAGILGNEVKEKDVVVIRYEGPKGGPGMQEMLYPTSYLKSKGLGKACALITDGRFSGGTSGLSIGHVSPEAAEGGLIALVQTGDPIVIDIPARVIKVDLDDALLAERRAEMEARGDKAWKPFGRKREVSPALRAYAAMTTNAAKGAVRDVSQIER
- a CDS encoding L,D-transpeptidase family protein, with product MRASRPSPFLRPFVLAGALGLSLLLTGSGDPVRAAAQEEAMAPGGYRWLGEGPWDGPIYMVISIEKQMIHVYSGDQLIGLASVSTGMKGHRTPTGDYPILQKRQWHRSNLYSNAPMPYMQRLTWDGIALHAGHNPGYPASHGCIRLPYAFARQLFALTKMGTMVEVTQARLSAALQYDALVVGDPGSMVVTFGPGRDSRIAPPPVRQPANADDVPRLEVDPTIFGMVRR